A window of the Thalassospira indica genome harbors these coding sequences:
- a CDS encoding prephenate/arogenate dehydrogenase family protein has protein sequence MTNTASQPLFETVAFIGMGLIGSSMARRIKRDGLANKITCAVRSEATRDRVLELGIADEAYCDIKQAVGDADLVMVCAPVGANEAIGTQLTGALKKGAIVSDVGSVKQSVIRDIAPHLDEGVHFVPGHPLAGTEHSGPDSGFPELFEERWCILTPIPGENEAAIAKVKALWEACGMYVECMDADHHDRILGITSHLPHLIAYTIVGTATDLEDALRQEVIKFSATGFRDFTRIAASDPTMWRDVFLNNREAVLDVLGRFQEDLMALQRAIRWGEGDKLFELFSRTREIRRGIVDAGQYFANFSAEGENRKSDEKSKKKPSE, from the coding sequence ATGACCAATACTGCATCCCAACCGCTGTTTGAAACTGTCGCCTTTATCGGCATGGGCCTGATCGGCTCGTCCATGGCCCGTCGCATCAAGCGTGACGGCCTTGCCAACAAAATCACCTGCGCGGTCCGATCAGAAGCGACCCGTGATCGGGTGCTTGAACTTGGCATTGCCGATGAGGCCTATTGCGACATCAAGCAGGCGGTTGGTGATGCGGATCTTGTCATGGTCTGTGCCCCGGTCGGTGCCAACGAAGCCATCGGGACGCAATTGACCGGTGCGCTTAAAAAGGGTGCGATTGTTTCGGACGTCGGGTCGGTCAAACAATCGGTCATCCGCGACATTGCCCCGCATCTGGATGAGGGTGTGCATTTCGTGCCTGGTCACCCGTTGGCCGGTACGGAACATTCTGGCCCGGATTCCGGTTTTCCGGAACTGTTTGAGGAACGCTGGTGCATCCTGACCCCGATCCCGGGCGAAAACGAAGCTGCGATTGCCAAAGTCAAAGCCCTTTGGGAAGCCTGCGGGATGTATGTTGAATGCATGGATGCCGATCATCATGACCGTATCCTTGGCATCACATCGCATCTGCCGCACCTGATTGCCTACACGATTGTCGGAACGGCAACCGATCTTGAAGATGCGCTGCGTCAGGAAGTGATCAAGTTTTCCGCAACCGGTTTCCGTGATTTTACCCGAATTGCTGCGTCTGATCCGACCATGTGGCGCGACGTGTTCCTGAACAACCGCGAAGCGGTTCTGGATGTGCTGGGACGTTTTCAGGAAGACCTGATGGCCTTGCAACGCGCCATTCGCTGGGGCGAGGGCGACAAGCTGTTTGAGCTGTTTTCGCGTACCCGTGAAATTCGCCGCGGCATTGTTGATGCCGGTCAGTATTTTGCCAATTTCTCGGCCGAAGGGGAAAACCGCAAAAGCGACGAGAAAAGTAAGAAGAAGCCAAGCGAATAA
- a CDS encoding DMT family transporter, whose product MENALFTRIMPFVFVFLWSTGFVGAKFGLPYADPFVFLFVRFVIVLILMIPVIFLMGAKWPKTWREAAHIGTTGVLVHGVYLGGVFWAIDTGLPAGLAALIVGLQPVVTASVVGSILGERVSMRQWGGLILGLIGVALVLLPKIGDGVGITPFGIGLAVFALFGMTAGTLYQKRFCTGMELMSGTVVQYVAASVFVGIVALIKEPLQVEWSMNFILAMAWLVLVLSIGAIMLLMVLIKQGEATRVASMFYLVPPTAAFFAWLLFDEQLGVLGFAGFAIAALGVALVIMKR is encoded by the coding sequence ATGGAAAATGCTCTTTTCACGCGGATCATGCCGTTTGTGTTCGTGTTCCTCTGGAGCACGGGCTTTGTGGGGGCCAAGTTTGGTCTGCCCTATGCAGATCCCTTCGTTTTCCTGTTTGTCAGATTTGTCATCGTCCTGATCCTGATGATCCCGGTGATCTTCCTGATGGGTGCGAAATGGCCCAAGACCTGGCGTGAGGCCGCCCATATCGGCACGACAGGCGTGCTGGTGCACGGGGTGTATCTTGGCGGGGTGTTCTGGGCGATTGATACGGGGCTGCCTGCCGGGCTTGCCGCATTGATCGTTGGCTTGCAGCCGGTTGTGACCGCATCGGTCGTTGGGTCCATTTTGGGCGAACGGGTTTCGATGCGCCAATGGGGCGGCTTGATCCTGGGGCTGATCGGGGTGGCGCTGGTTTTGCTGCCCAAGATTGGCGATGGTGTTGGCATTACCCCGTTTGGCATCGGGCTTGCGGTTTTTGCGCTGTTTGGCATGACTGCGGGCACCCTTTATCAGAAACGTTTTTGCACCGGCATGGAACTGATGAGCGGCACAGTCGTTCAATATGTTGCAGCCAGCGTGTTTGTCGGGATCGTTGCCCTGATCAAGGAACCCTTGCAGGTTGAATGGAGCATGAATTTCATTCTGGCCATGGCGTGGCTGGTGCTGGTGCTGTCGATCGGGGCGATCATGTTGTTGATGGTTCTGATCAAGCAGGGCGAAGCTACCCGTGTGGCCAGCATGTTCTATCTTGTGCCGCCAACAGCCGCGTTTTTTGCCTGGCTTCTGTTTGACGAGCAACTTGGCGTGCTTGGCTTTGCCGGGTTTGCAATTGCCGCCCTTGGGGTGGCATTGGTGATCATGAAGCGTTAG
- a CDS encoding gamma-glutamylcyclotransferase: MSDAREKWVFGYGSLLWRPGFEFVECARALLPGYHRSFCIYSHHYRGTPENPGLVLGLNKGGECVGNAFLIAEENWSKVKAYLDERELVTNTYIPADVEVELADGRKVIAHTYVADPTHEQYAGNLPVRTAVEIIVAAHGNVGPNLEYLENTVRHLDEMGIIDPPLHDLMDLVRREYGEINMGAGI, translated from the coding sequence GTGAGCGACGCGCGCGAAAAATGGGTGTTTGGATACGGGTCGCTGTTGTGGCGGCCGGGCTTTGAATTTGTCGAGTGCGCACGTGCGTTGCTGCCCGGCTATCACCGGTCGTTTTGTATCTATTCCCATCATTATCGCGGCACGCCGGAAAATCCGGGGCTGGTTCTTGGCCTGAACAAGGGCGGGGAATGTGTTGGCAACGCGTTTCTCATTGCTGAGGAAAACTGGTCAAAGGTGAAAGCCTACCTGGATGAGCGCGAACTTGTGACCAACACCTATATCCCGGCCGATGTCGAGGTTGAGCTTGCAGACGGACGCAAGGTGATTGCGCACACCTATGTCGCCGATCCGACCCATGAACAATATGCTGGCAATCTGCCGGTCCGTACTGCGGTCGAAATCATTGTTGCGGCCCATGGCAATGTTGGGCCGAACCTTGAATATCTGGAAAACACGGTGCGCCATCTTGATGAAATGGGCATCATTGATCCGCCCCTGCACGATCTGATGGATCTGGTGCGGCGCGAATATGGCGAGATCAATATGGGGGCCGGGATCTGA
- a CDS encoding DMT family transporter, which produces MSQSNGTTVSAAQTGSQTPLTMAYLMLVACSLMWGSNHVVARGINETVPFEALSFWRWIVAICLLLPFCFKYLRRDLKIMADHKLSMFLIGFTGVFLFSVVIYLAAYNTTAVNTGLLNATTPIWVLLFAALLTADKPRLGQWAGVLVAGAGTATIIAKGDPSFFARMDFVLGDVLAMMSAMVWAAYSMFLKRAPKGVHPLSLVFVSALIGLCFLTPLYVWALVVDGKPFFTTLDPVWPDMIKIFYIGAGPAFLGYMFWNRGVSLVGPAKAGVFMYLIPVCSSGLAIAFLGEALHLYHLAGIVLIVSGIWLVTRKKTERVRVTKP; this is translated from the coding sequence ATGAGCCAGTCAAACGGAACGACTGTTTCTGCCGCCCAGACTGGGTCGCAGACGCCACTGACGATGGCCTATCTGATGTTGGTGGCCTGTTCGTTGATGTGGGGCTCAAACCACGTTGTGGCGCGCGGCATCAATGAAACGGTCCCGTTCGAGGCCCTTTCATTCTGGCGCTGGATCGTTGCGATATGTTTGCTGTTGCCGTTCTGCTTTAAGTATCTGCGTCGCGATCTGAAAATCATGGCCGACCACAAATTGTCGATGTTCCTGATCGGCTTTACCGGTGTGTTCCTTTTTTCTGTGGTGATTTATCTGGCGGCCTATAACACCACGGCGGTCAATACCGGGCTTTTGAATGCGACAACGCCGATCTGGGTTCTGTTGTTTGCAGCCCTTTTGACGGCAGACAAGCCACGCCTTGGTCAATGGGCTGGCGTGCTGGTCGCCGGGGCCGGAACCGCGACGATCATCGCCAAGGGCGACCCATCTTTCTTTGCCAGAATGGATTTCGTTCTGGGCGATGTGCTGGCGATGATGTCGGCCATGGTCTGGGCCGCCTATTCTATGTTTTTGAAACGCGCGCCCAAGGGTGTTCATCCGCTAAGCCTTGTGTTTGTATCGGCCCTGATCGGTTTGTGTTTCTTAACACCGCTTTATGTCTGGGCGCTGGTGGTTGATGGAAAGCCGTTCTTCACCACGCTTGATCCGGTTTGGCCGGATATGATCAAGATTTTCTATATCGGGGCGGGCCCGGCGTTTCTGGGATACATGTTCTGGAACAGGGGCGTGTCGCTTGTGGGGCCGGCCAAGGCGGGCGTGTTCATGTATCTGATCCCGGTCTGTTCAAGCGGCCTTGCCATCGCGTTTCTGGGCGAGGCGCTGCATCTTTATCATCTGGCGGGCATTGTTTTGATTGTGTCGGGCATCTGGCTTGTGACCCGTAAAAAGACAGAGCGCGTTCGCGTCACAAAGCCGTAG
- a CDS encoding lysophospholipid acyltransferase family protein, giving the protein MITLRALLFNVLFFGGTALLCIVLLPLMLFGRKANQFVGHAWCRLIQFMLRYSVGMRKRFTGLENLPDGPCIIVAKHQSAWETLTFHTVVPDPAYILKKELTRIPLVGQFLILSGQIAVDRSAGSQALKDMIKGASKALEENRQVIIFPEGTRTPPGSNRPYHPGIFALYKAFPDTKVIPVALNSGMFWGRDSFMKYGGRVTMEFLPAMEPGLDRKTFMKEIKHRIDTRTRELEAEAQTEFHLPMLTSDDIDAKQEKEDAQLSATANKAPVKDTAQDKVS; this is encoded by the coding sequence ATGATTACCCTGCGCGCGTTACTGTTTAACGTGTTGTTTTTCGGTGGAACGGCGCTTTTGTGCATTGTTCTGTTGCCGCTGATGCTGTTTGGGCGCAAGGCCAACCAGTTCGTCGGCCATGCCTGGTGTCGCCTCATTCAGTTCATGCTGCGCTACTCGGTGGGCATGCGCAAACGCTTCACCGGTCTGGAAAATCTGCCAGACGGTCCGTGCATCATTGTCGCCAAACATCAGTCCGCATGGGAAACCCTGACCTTCCATACGGTGGTTCCTGATCCAGCCTATATCCTGAAAAAGGAACTCACGCGCATTCCGCTCGTCGGGCAATTCCTGATCCTGTCAGGCCAGATTGCCGTTGATCGGTCGGCAGGCAGTCAGGCCCTCAAAGACATGATCAAGGGTGCGTCCAAGGCGCTTGAGGAAAACCGTCAGGTGATCATTTTCCCCGAAGGCACGCGTACCCCGCCGGGCTCCAACCGTCCGTATCATCCGGGGATTTTCGCGCTTTACAAGGCCTTCCCGGACACAAAGGTTATTCCGGTCGCGCTTAATTCCGGCATGTTCTGGGGTCGCGACAGCTTTATGAAATATGGCGGTCGCGTCACCATGGAATTCTTGCCGGCCATGGAGCCGGGCCTTGATCGCAAGACCTTCATGAAGGAAATCAAGCACCGCATCGATACCCGCACGCGCGAGCTTGAGGCCGAGGCACAAACAGAATTCCATCTGCCGATGCTGACCTCTGATGACATTGATGCGAAGCAGGAAAAAGAGGACGCGCAACTAAGCGCGACAGCCAACAAGGCCCCTGTCAAAGACACCGCGCAAGACAAGGTCTCCTGA
- a CDS encoding YdcF family protein, with protein MNKPPLSVQHRRRFRRFRFLLSTLIFCALVWAAGFIWYVDYIPKTVENTTQRTDAIVVLTGGSERLSEGRRLLVRGLADKLFISGVYRGVEVDELLSVGKSDPRLIACCVVLGHVAENTRGNAIETAVWMYEEGFKSLRIVTANYHMPRSLLEFKSLMPDVEIVAHPVFPDNVKVDNWWRFPGSSALIASEYNKYVFASLRNTLLNWLPNGDRAALRSPGGPVKDAPDLDDYSASNTARKDG; from the coding sequence ATGAACAAGCCCCCGCTGAGTGTGCAACATCGCCGCCGGTTCCGGCGGTTTCGTTTTTTGCTTTCCACACTGATTTTCTGCGCGCTGGTCTGGGCGGCGGGCTTCATCTGGTATGTCGATTACATCCCCAAAACGGTTGAAAACACGACCCAACGCACCGACGCCATTGTCGTGCTGACCGGCGGCAGCGAACGCCTGTCCGAAGGCCGCCGTCTTCTGGTGCGCGGTCTTGCCGACAAGCTGTTCATATCGGGTGTCTATCGCGGGGTTGAAGTCGACGAACTTCTGTCGGTCGGCAAATCCGATCCGCGCCTGATCGCCTGTTGTGTTGTTCTGGGCCATGTCGCTGAAAACACCCGCGGCAATGCGATTGAAACCGCTGTCTGGATGTATGAGGAAGGTTTCAAAAGCCTGCGCATCGTGACCGCCAATTATCATATGCCCAGGTCACTTCTGGAATTCAAAAGCCTGATGCCAGATGTTGAAATCGTCGCCCATCCGGTCTTCCCCGATAACGTCAAGGTCGACAATTGGTGGCGTTTCCCCGGCAGCAGCGCCCTGATCGCCAGTGAATATAACAAATACGTCTTTGCCAGCCTGCGCAACACGCTGCTCAACTGGTTGCCAAACGGTGACCGCGCCGCACTGCGCAGCCCCGGTGGCCCTGTGAAGGATGCACCGGACCTTGATGACTATTCCGCCTCAAACACGGCGCGCAAGGATGGCTGA